A region from the Aegilops tauschii subsp. strangulata cultivar AL8/78 chromosome 5, Aet v6.0, whole genome shotgun sequence genome encodes:
- the LOC109767953 gene encoding probable inactive purple acid phosphatase 1 isoform X1, translating into MFAWSYASFCTSWSAVLPGSFRLLEEMRLWLVVIWLFVCAAALPGGEQPLSRIAIENTTLAIDDSVHIKASPLVLGLKGENSEWVEVEFFHPNPSDDDWIGVFSPANFSGAICDPENEWQQPPVLCTAPIKYQFAKFKNDGYNRSGKGNLKLQLINQREDFSFALFSGGLLKPKLIAVSNMVTFANPKAPVYPRLAQGKSWDEMTITWTSGYNIKEAVPFVEWGAKGGPRFLSPAGTLSFNRNSMCGAPARTVGWRHPGYIHTSFLKDLWPDSKYTYRLGHRLPNGTQVWSKIYSFKASPYPGQDSLQQIVIFGDMGKAEADGSNEFNDFQPGSLNTTNQIIRDLKNIDMVLHIGDICYANGYLSQWDQFTSQIEPIASTVPYMIGSGNHERDWPGTGSFYGNLDSGGECGVPAQTVFYTPAENRAKFWYATDYGMFRFCIANTEEDWRPGTEQYKFIEQCLSSVDRQKQPWLIFLAHRVLGYSSCTYYETEGTFEEPMGREALQELWQKYKVDLAFYGHVHNYERTCPVYQSQCVVDASDHYSGPFKATTHVVVGGAGASIADSAFTTSNIQWSHFRDFDFGFVKLTAFNQSSLLFEYKKSHDGNVYDHFTISRDYRDVLACSIDNCPRTTLAS; encoded by the exons ATGTTTGCCTG GTCTTATGCTTCCTTCTGTACTTCTTGGAGTGCTGTCTTACCTGGGAGTTTCAGGCTTCTGGAGGAGATGAGGCTGTGGTTGGTGGTCATATGGTTGTTCGTTTGTGCGGCGGCTCTTCCGGGCGGCGAGCAGCCGCTGTCGAGGATCGCAATCGAGAATACGACCCTCGCCATCGATGACTCCGTACATATAAAGGCGTCCCCATTGGTTCTTGGGCTCAAG GGTGAGAACAGCGAGTGGGTAGAGGTAGAGTTCTTCCATCCAAATCCCTCTGATGACGACTGGATTGGCGTGTTTTCTCCTGCAAATTTCAG tgGTGCGATCTGCGATCCTGAAAATGAGTGGCAACAACCTCCGGTGCTATGCACAGCACCTATCAAG TACCAATTTGCAAAGTTCAAGAATGATGGATATAATAGGTCTGGGAAGGGAAACTTGAAGCTTCAATTGATCAACCAGAGGGAAGACTTCTCTTTTGCACTATTCTCCGGTGGTCTGTTGAAG CCCAAGCTCATTGCTGTCTCAAACATGGTCACCTTTGCAAACCCAAAGGCACCTGTCTACCCACGTTTGGCACAAGGGAAGTCTTGGGATGAA ATGACAATCACCTGGACAAGTGGATACAATATAAAAGAAGCAGTTCCTTTTGTTGAATGGGGTGCAAAAGGCGGGCCTCGGTTTCTTTCCCCAGCCGGAACATTATCATTCAACAGAAATAGCATGTGCG GAGCACCTGCTCGAACGGTTGGTTGGCGCCATCCAGGTTACATTCATACTAGTTTCTTGAAGGATCTGTGGCCAGACTCCAA GTATACCTACAGGCTTGGCCATAGGTTACCAAATGGTACCCAGGTCTGGAGCAAGATATATAGCTTTAAAGCATCACCTTATCCTGGACAGGATTCCTTGCAACAAATTGTCATATTTGGAGATATGGGAAAG GCAGAGGCAGATGGTTCCAATGAGTTCAATGACTTCCAACCTGGCTCACTGAACACTACTAACCAGATCATTAGAGACCTAAAAAACATTGACATGGTGCTTCACATTGGGGACATTTGCTACGCCAATGGCTACTTGTCTCAGTGGGATCAGTTCACCTCACAGATTGAACCAATTGCATCGACTGTACCATACATGATTGGCAG TGGTAACCATGAAAGAGACTGGCCCGGGACTGGATCTTTCTATGGAAATCTTGACTCAGGTGGAGAATGTGGTGTTCCTGCGCAAACTGTATTCTATACTCCTGCTGAGAACCGTGCAAAATTCTG GTATGCGACAGATTATGGCATGTTCAGGTTCTGCATTGCTAACACAGAAGAAGACTGGAGGCCAGGGACCGAGCAGTACAAGTTCATTGAGCAATGCCTGTCGTCCGTCGACAGGCAGAAGCAGCCCTGGCTCATCTTTCTGGCCCACCGTGTTCTTGGGTACTCATCCTGCACTTACTATGAGACAGAGGGCACATTCGAGGAACCGATGGGACGAGAAGCGCTGCAGGAGCTCTGGCAGAAGTACAAGGTTGATCTCGCCTTCTACGGTCATGTCCATAACTATGAAAGGACATGTCCAGTCTATCAG AGCCAATGCGTCGTTGATGCATCGGATCATTACAGTGGCCCGTTCAAGGCAACAACACATGTGGTTGTTGGTGGTGCTGGCGCTAGCATTGCAGATTCAGCATTCACCACATCAAATATCCAGTGGAGTCACTTCAGGGATTTCGACTTCGGGTTCGTCAAGCTCACGGCCTTCAACCAGTCATCCTTGCTGTTTGAGTACAAGAAAAGCCACGACGGCAACGTGTATGATCATTTCACAATCTCACGGGATTACAGAGATGTCCTGGCTTGCTCCATCGACAACTGCCCAAGGACTACGCTGGCTTCCTGA
- the LOC109767953 gene encoding probable inactive purple acid phosphatase 1 isoform X2, whose translation MRLWLVVIWLFVCAAALPGGEQPLSRIAIENTTLAIDDSVHIKASPLVLGLKGENSEWVEVEFFHPNPSDDDWIGVFSPANFSGAICDPENEWQQPPVLCTAPIKYQFAKFKNDGYNRSGKGNLKLQLINQREDFSFALFSGGLLKPKLIAVSNMVTFANPKAPVYPRLAQGKSWDEMTITWTSGYNIKEAVPFVEWGAKGGPRFLSPAGTLSFNRNSMCGAPARTVGWRHPGYIHTSFLKDLWPDSKYTYRLGHRLPNGTQVWSKIYSFKASPYPGQDSLQQIVIFGDMGKAEADGSNEFNDFQPGSLNTTNQIIRDLKNIDMVLHIGDICYANGYLSQWDQFTSQIEPIASTVPYMIGSGNHERDWPGTGSFYGNLDSGGECGVPAQTVFYTPAENRAKFWYATDYGMFRFCIANTEEDWRPGTEQYKFIEQCLSSVDRQKQPWLIFLAHRVLGYSSCTYYETEGTFEEPMGREALQELWQKYKVDLAFYGHVHNYERTCPVYQSQCVVDASDHYSGPFKATTHVVVGGAGASIADSAFTTSNIQWSHFRDFDFGFVKLTAFNQSSLLFEYKKSHDGNVYDHFTISRDYRDVLACSIDNCPRTTLAS comes from the exons ATGAGGCTGTGGTTGGTGGTCATATGGTTGTTCGTTTGTGCGGCGGCTCTTCCGGGCGGCGAGCAGCCGCTGTCGAGGATCGCAATCGAGAATACGACCCTCGCCATCGATGACTCCGTACATATAAAGGCGTCCCCATTGGTTCTTGGGCTCAAG GGTGAGAACAGCGAGTGGGTAGAGGTAGAGTTCTTCCATCCAAATCCCTCTGATGACGACTGGATTGGCGTGTTTTCTCCTGCAAATTTCAG tgGTGCGATCTGCGATCCTGAAAATGAGTGGCAACAACCTCCGGTGCTATGCACAGCACCTATCAAG TACCAATTTGCAAAGTTCAAGAATGATGGATATAATAGGTCTGGGAAGGGAAACTTGAAGCTTCAATTGATCAACCAGAGGGAAGACTTCTCTTTTGCACTATTCTCCGGTGGTCTGTTGAAG CCCAAGCTCATTGCTGTCTCAAACATGGTCACCTTTGCAAACCCAAAGGCACCTGTCTACCCACGTTTGGCACAAGGGAAGTCTTGGGATGAA ATGACAATCACCTGGACAAGTGGATACAATATAAAAGAAGCAGTTCCTTTTGTTGAATGGGGTGCAAAAGGCGGGCCTCGGTTTCTTTCCCCAGCCGGAACATTATCATTCAACAGAAATAGCATGTGCG GAGCACCTGCTCGAACGGTTGGTTGGCGCCATCCAGGTTACATTCATACTAGTTTCTTGAAGGATCTGTGGCCAGACTCCAA GTATACCTACAGGCTTGGCCATAGGTTACCAAATGGTACCCAGGTCTGGAGCAAGATATATAGCTTTAAAGCATCACCTTATCCTGGACAGGATTCCTTGCAACAAATTGTCATATTTGGAGATATGGGAAAG GCAGAGGCAGATGGTTCCAATGAGTTCAATGACTTCCAACCTGGCTCACTGAACACTACTAACCAGATCATTAGAGACCTAAAAAACATTGACATGGTGCTTCACATTGGGGACATTTGCTACGCCAATGGCTACTTGTCTCAGTGGGATCAGTTCACCTCACAGATTGAACCAATTGCATCGACTGTACCATACATGATTGGCAG TGGTAACCATGAAAGAGACTGGCCCGGGACTGGATCTTTCTATGGAAATCTTGACTCAGGTGGAGAATGTGGTGTTCCTGCGCAAACTGTATTCTATACTCCTGCTGAGAACCGTGCAAAATTCTG GTATGCGACAGATTATGGCATGTTCAGGTTCTGCATTGCTAACACAGAAGAAGACTGGAGGCCAGGGACCGAGCAGTACAAGTTCATTGAGCAATGCCTGTCGTCCGTCGACAGGCAGAAGCAGCCCTGGCTCATCTTTCTGGCCCACCGTGTTCTTGGGTACTCATCCTGCACTTACTATGAGACAGAGGGCACATTCGAGGAACCGATGGGACGAGAAGCGCTGCAGGAGCTCTGGCAGAAGTACAAGGTTGATCTCGCCTTCTACGGTCATGTCCATAACTATGAAAGGACATGTCCAGTCTATCAG AGCCAATGCGTCGTTGATGCATCGGATCATTACAGTGGCCCGTTCAAGGCAACAACACATGTGGTTGTTGGTGGTGCTGGCGCTAGCATTGCAGATTCAGCATTCACCACATCAAATATCCAGTGGAGTCACTTCAGGGATTTCGACTTCGGGTTCGTCAAGCTCACGGCCTTCAACCAGTCATCCTTGCTGTTTGAGTACAAGAAAAGCCACGACGGCAACGTGTATGATCATTTCACAATCTCACGGGATTACAGAGATGTCCTGGCTTGCTCCATCGACAACTGCCCAAGGACTACGCTGGCTTCCTGA
- the LOC109767958 gene encoding uncharacterized protein, which translates to MAGDGDPDTYLKRTQAEILRLEHKRACIDQEAHSPAGSPALSSPETGVEEHAGKVSSSEPGCTSMDLANFETLTLNDTPHTLESADRVAMHADAVDGAVLDSTLAEPPAHEKQKPRREIPRKYWPPKYEGDIKFAEEQARKQAESIQERGHYISSKEELAQNGNRWMTEEAMVAFRRYIESEDDLKGVEYEFDELLHQCFNVEHYLKTCHHFTFTVKIKKHGSADWTSVMYFAEVRGIFMIKDYFCYPLDPDENGQCYVCQNQGMHELRHPSVGIFGCGKEDASFPYYCEESDSDEYHPKMEWSESDDDMS; encoded by the exons ATGGCCGGCGACGGCGATCCCGACACATACCTGAAGCGCACCCAGGCGGAGATCCTCCGTCTCGAGCACAAGCGCGCGTGCATTGACCAAGAGGCCCACAGTCCCGCCGGCTCTCCAGCACTCTCTTCGCCTGAAACTGG GGTTGAGGAGCACGCCGGCAAGGTGAGCAGCAGTGAGCCTGGGTGTACAAGCATGGATCTGGCTAATTTTGAGACCCTGACGCTGAACGACACACCTCACACACTTGAATCAGCTGACAG GGTGGCAATGCATGCTGACGCAGTCGATGGTGCCGTTCTTGATTCCACACTTGCGGAGCCACCAGCGCACGAGAAACAAAAACCAAG GCGGGAGATACCacgaaaatattggccacccaaGTATGAAGGTGATATAAAATTTGCAGAAGAACAAGCTCGAAAACAAGCTGAATCAATTCAAGAACGAGGACATTATATTTCTTCTAAGGAAGAACTTGCTCAAAATGGGAATAGATGGATGACCGAGGAGGCGATGGTGGCTTTCAGAAGATACATCGAGAGTGAAGATGATCTTAAG ggaGTTGAGTATGAATTTGATGAACTTCTCCATCAATGTTTTAATGTGGAGCATTATTTAAAGACATGTCATCACTTCACCTTTACTGTCAAGATAAAGAAGCATGGCTCAGCCGATTGGACATCGGTGATGTACTTCGCTGAGGTCCGCGGAATATTTATGATAAAGGATTATTTCTGTTATCCTTTGGACCCGGATGAAAATG GTCAATGTTATGTATGTCAGAACCAAGGAATGCATGAGTTAAGGCACCCATCGGTAGGGATATTTGGCTGCGGCAAGGAAGATGCATCATTTCCCTACTATTGTGAGGAAAGTGACtctgatgaatatcatccaaaaaTGGAATGGAGTGAATCTGATGATGATATGAGTTGA